The following proteins come from a genomic window of Chaetodon auriga isolate fChaAug3 chromosome 16, fChaAug3.hap1, whole genome shotgun sequence:
- the grna gene encoding granulin a produces the protein MQRWAVICWALLALVGADECPDGGRCEDGQTCCNDPANGYECCPFDQAECCGDHVHCCPAETICDAASSSCVNATVSVPWVERASADQPRLSKSFRMIKTYMGEEDDNICPDQSRCPPEFSCLKALTRFGCCPLAQGVSCSDGKHCCPEGHQCSADSRSCIKTELVTTVLCNDGVSECPDGNTCCETSEGQWACCPLPKAVCCEDKVHCCPQGSTCDVGNFKCISSSTNKEMPMWAKFPARIRAEWENQKEGEQVTAETVDEGGSEKSPEVTSVPPSEGEVSTSSVTRAAAGDVPCDDKSACPDNTTCCKTPEGEWSCCPLPEAVCCEDLLHCCPHGKKCNLVAMTCDDDTGSVPWVTKIPTIPRQSVQVGDVACDSTFSCPDETTCCKNKTGGWACCPLPQAVCCSDHEHCCPAGTTCDEASLSCQGSSGSTPMKEKISAFATEAPTTVATTTQTEATSTQQTVEENEQPEADEGTTDEEEESEDDQEEENKEMEGSVQCDAQTSCPQATTCCYMTSSHRWGCCPLPQAVCCADGNHCCPAHYQCSERETSCVKGEVVIPWYTKLPATTSIQADPSGVPCDTEKQCPDHTTCCRLVTGEWGCCPLEDAVCCPDKQHCCPHGYTCDTASNSCQKLIMLQVETVPLTPVYLPEHQAPLRDVPCDEHTSCADGQTCCRTSATAWGCCPYADAVCCSDMRHCCPAGYTCTAGGDCTQNSSLQWHSWHVFLANKKRALIL, from the exons ATGCAGAGGTGGGCTGTGATCTGTTGGGCTCTCCTGGCTCTGGTTGGTGCAGATGAGTGTCCAGATGGAGGAAGATGTGAAGACGGTCAGACCTGCTGCAACGACCCGGCCAATGGCTATGAATGCTGCCCGTTTGATCAG GCTGAGTGCTGTGGCGATCACGTGCATTGCTGCCCTGCGGAAACAATCTGCGATGCAGCCTCGTCCAGCTGTGTGAACGCCACTGTGTCCGTCCCCTGGGTGGAAAGAGCTTCTGCTGATCAACCCAGACTCTCTAAA TCCTTCAGGATGATCAAGACATACATGGGGGAGGAAGACGACAACATCTGTCCCGATCAGTCGCGATGTCCTCCTGAGTTTTCCTGCCTGAAGGCCTTGACCAGGTTTGGCTGCTGTCCCCTCGCTCAG GGGGTCTCCTGCTCTGATGGGAAACATTGCTGTCCTGAGGGCCACCAGTGCAGCGCAGACAGCCGCTCCTGCATCAAAACAG AGCTCGTGACTACGGTTCTGTGCAACGACGGAGTGTCGGAGTGTCCAGAtggaaacacctgctgtgagACCTCAGAGGGCCAGTGGGCATGCTGTCCGCtgccaaag GCTGTGTGCTGCGAGGATAAGGTGCACTGCTGTCCTCAAGGGAGCACATGCGATGTTGGGAACTTCAAATGTATTTCCTCATCGACCAACAAAGAGATGCCAATGTGGGCCAAATTCCCTGCTCGGATCAGAGCGGAGTGGGAGAACCAGAAAG AGGGTGAGCAAGTCACAGCAGAGACCGTTGATGAGGGCGGCTCAGAAAAATCCCCTGAAGTCACATCAGTTCCTCCTTCAGAGGGGGAAGTCTCGACGTCATCTGTCACCAGGgcagctgcag GCGATGTCCCCTGCGACGACAAGTCAGCCTGTCCGGATAACACCACATGCTGTAAAACCCCAGAAGGCGAATGGTCTTGCTGTCCTCTACCAGAG GCTGTTTGTTGTGAAGATTTACTCCACTGCTGCCCACATGGTAAGAAATGTAATCTGGTTGCCATGACGTGCGATGACGACACGGGCTCTGTGCCGTGGGTCACGAAGATACCCACAATCCCCCGGCAGAGCGTTCAGGTGGGGGATGTTGCGTGTGATTCCACCTTCAGTTGTCCTGATGAAACCACCTGCTGCAAGAACAAAACGGGCGGCTGGGCCTGCTGTCCTCTACCTCAG GCGGTCTGCTGCAGCGACCACGAACACTGCTGCCCCGCTGGCACCACCTGTGACGAGGCCAGCCTCTCCTGTCAGGGCAGCTCAGGCTCAACGCCCATGAAAGAGAAGATATCTGCATTTGCCACAGAGGCGCCGACTACGGTGGCGACCACAACCCAAACAGAAGCCACAAGCACACAGCAAACCGTGGAGGAGAATGAGCAGCCTGAGGCGGACGAGGGGAcgacagatgaggaggaggagagtgaggacGACCAAGAGGAGGAGAATAAAGAAATGGAGGGCAGCGTTCAGTGTGACGCCCAAACCAGCTGCCCTCAGGCCACCACCTGCTGCTACATGACCTCATCTCACAGGTGGGGCTGTTGCCCGCTGCCACAG GCCGTGTGCTGTGCTGATGGGAACCACTGCTGTCCCGCCCACTACCAGTGCAGCGAGCGTGAGACCTCGTGTGTCAAAGGAGAAGTGGTGATCCCGTGGTACACCAAGCTCCCAGCCACCACCAGCATCCAGGCTGATCCCAGCGGTGTGCCGTGCGACACTGAGAAACAGTGCCCTGACCACACCACCTGCTGCCGGCTGGTCACGGGCGAGTGGGGCTGCTGCCCGCTGGAGGAT gctgtgtgcTGCCCAGAtaagcagcactgctgcccccACGGTTACACCTGTGACACCGCCTCCAACTCCTGCCAGAAGCTCATCATGCTGCAGGTGGAGACTGTCCCACTAACCCCGGTGTATCTGCCTGAACATCAAGCCCCGCTCAGAGACGTCCCGTGTGACGAGCACACCAGCTGCGCAGACGGGCAGACCTGCTGCAGGACGTCTGCGACTGCATGGGGCTGCTGTCCGTATGCTGAT GCGGTGTGCTGCAGCGACATGCGACACTGCTGTCCCGCCGGCTACACCTGTACTGCAGGTGGAGACTGCACCCAGAACAGCAGTCTTCAGTGGCACAGCTGGCACGTCTTCCTCGCCAACAAGAAGAGAGCTCTTATACTTTGA
- the rundc1 gene encoding RUN domain-containing protein 1: protein MSTEELSASDSEAVLAGAGERWAPVGAVASPEDESGSGTAGQPPQRCSSTEEEMAVRLEKLEEEQDLLNSSLLALTSHFAQVQFRLKQIVHAQSEEKERMLAELEEFAFRGCPHVVGCRAQDAKQLENSSEREKRERLEAQREKQKDLIFQLKTQLDDLERFAYQEGSYDSLPQSVVMERQKVIIDELIKKLDVNLNEDIGNLSPEELRQRVDAAIAQIVNPARVKEQLVEQLKTQIRDLEMFISFIQDEVGNPLLSDGGHTQQPRAAGTDARTPGAKKKVDPEQAQKMRETGLQLIQKALAVLQIFAASQFGCAPGHVPQSMWPQESAVQDYGPLLQRLEAAVDKVRVLASCRQPSLEHVVNYTSNAALGPRDELTASVRKELALALKDLLAHGLFSPSQTMSLVLAPISCLLPYRPAPQTMHPWELFVKYYHSKNGKAFVESPARQLSQSFSLPIGGGPVTVTPKQSLLWAVHTVLKEHGRYKRGPDTEFKALVCMALNEQRLVSWLNLLCKSGTLIHPHYQAWSYMAQTGFEGALRILGRISHLKFNLPVDLAVRQLKNIKDAF from the exons ATGTCCACAGAGGAGCTGTCAGCCTCGGACAGCGAGGCTGTCTTGGCCGGCGCAGGGGAGCGATGGGCACCGGTGGGCGCTGTGGCCAGTCCCGAGGATGAGAGCGGGAGCGGGACCGCCGGCCAGCCGCCGCAGAGGTGCTCGTCCACGGAGGAGGAAATGGCCGTGAggctggagaagctggaggaggagcaggactTGCTGAACTCCTCGCTCCTCGCCCTCACCTCGCACTTCGCTCAGGTTCAGTTCCGCCTGAAGCAGATCGTCCACGCTCAGAGcgaagagaaggagaggatgcTGGCCGAGCTGGAGGAGTTCGCCTTCAGGGGCTGCCCGCATGTGGTGGGCTGCAGAGCTCAGGACGCCAAGCAGCTGGAGAACTCG agtgagagggagaagagggagcgCCTGGAGGCTCAGAGGGAAAAGCAGAAGGATCTCATTTTCCAGCTGAAGACACAGCTGGATGATCTGGAGCGCTTCGCCTATCAGGAGGGCAGCTACGACTCGCTGCCGCAGTCTGTCGTCATGGAGAGGCAGAAG GTCATCATTGACGAGCTGATCAAGAAGTTGGATGTGAACCTTAACGAGGACATCGGGAACTTATCGCCCgaggagctgagacagagagtgGACGCTGCCATCGCTCAGATCGTGAACCCAGCCAGGGTCAaagagcagctggtggagcagcTCAAGACCCAGATCAGAGACCTGGAGATGTTCATCAGCTTCATCCAGG ATGAGGTGGGGAACCCTCTCTTATCTGATGGTGGACACACCCAGCAGCCGCGAGCAGCAGGGACCGATGCCAGAACTCCAGGAGCGAAGAAGAAAG TGGACCCGGAGCAGGCGCAGAAGATGCGAGAGACCGGCCTTCAGCTGATCCAGAAAGCCCTCGCCGTGCTGCAAATCTTCGCCGCGAGCCAGTTTGGCTGCGCGCCGGGCCACGTTCCTCAGAGCATGTGGCCCCAGGAGTCGGCGGTGCAGGACTACGGGCCCCTGCTGCAGCGTCTGGAGGCAGCCGTGGACAAGGTGCGAGTGCTGGCCTCCTGCAGACAGCCCTCCCTCGAGCATGTCGTCAACTACACCAGCAACGCGGCTCTGGGACCTCGGGACGAGCTGACGGCCTCTGTGAGGAAGGAGCTGGCGCTTGCTCTGAAAGACTTGTTGGCTCACGGCCTCTTCTCGCCCTCCCAGACCATGAGCCTGGTGCTGGCGCCCATCTCCTGCCTGCTGCCTTACAGACCAGCTCCACAGACAATGCACCCGTGGGAGCTCTTTGTGAAATATTACCACTCCAAAAACGGGAAGGCCTTCGTGGAGTCACCGGCCCGCCAGCTCTCACAGTCCTTCAGCCTGCCAATAGGGGGCGGCCCGGTGACGGTCACCCCCAAACAGTCTCTGCTGTGGGCCGTTCACACTGTGCTGAAGGAGCACGGACGCTACAAACGAGGACCAGACACAGAGTTCAAAGCGCTGGTGTGCATGGCTCTGAACGAGCAGCGGCTGGTGTCGTGGCTCAACCTGCTCTGTAAGTCTGGGACTCTGATACACCCGCACTACCAGGCCTGGAGCTACATGGCCCAGACCGGCTTCGAAGGAGCCCTGCGAATCCTGGGCCGCATCAGCCACCTCAAATTCAACCTCCCAGTGGACCTGGCTGTTCGGCAGCTGAAGAATATAAAGGATGCTTTCTGA
- the rpl27 gene encoding large ribosomal subunit protein eL27 has product MGKFMKPGKVVMVLAGRYAGRKAVIVKNIDDGTADRPYSHALVAGIDRYPRKVTTTMGKKKIAKRSKIKAFVKVFNYNHLMPTRYSVDIPLDKTVVNKDVFRDPALKRKARREAKVKFEERYKTGKNKWFFQKLRF; this is encoded by the exons ATGGGCAAGTTTATGAAGCCTGGGAAGGTGGTCATGGTCCTAGCTGGACGCTACGCCGGGCGCAAAGCTGTCATCGTCAAG AACATTGATGATGGCACAGCCGACCGTCCTTACAGCCACGCTCTGGTCGCAGGCATCGACCGCTATCCCCGTAAGGTGACCACAACCATGGGCAAGAAGAAGATCGCCAAGAGGTCCAAGATCAAGGCCTTCGTCAAGGTGTTCAACTACAACCACCTCATGCCCACCAG ATACTCTGTGGATATTCCTCTGGACAAAACTGTTGTCAACAAGGACGTCTTCAGGGACCCTGCTCTCAAGCGCAAAGCCAGGCGGGAGGCCAAGGTCAAGTTTGAGGAGAG gtaCAAGACGGGCAAGAACAAGTGGTTCTTCCAGAAGCTCAGATTCTAA